One Flavobacterium cerinum genomic window, GTAAAAGATATCCGTGAAAAACTGTTCCGTCATATCAGTAATTTCAAAATGAAGTACTTCGATAACGAACCGGTTGGAAAACTGGTAACGCGTTCTGTTTCCGATATCGAGTCAATTGCAAGTATTTTTAGTCAGGGGCTATTTATGATTGTCAGCGACTTACTGAAAATGGTTGTAATACTCGGAATCATGTTTTACATGAACTGGAAATTAAGTTGTATCGTTATTCTGGGTATGCCGATATTACTATATGCCACTCGTATTTTTCAGCAAAAAATGAAAATCGCTTTTGAAGAAGTGCGAAATCAGGTCGGAAATCTAAACACCTTCGTACAAGAGCGTGTAACCGGGATGAAAATCGTACAGTTATTCAACCGTGAAGCCATTGAATATGAAAAATTCAAAATCATCAACCAGAAACACAATGATGCCTGGTTAAAAAATATCCTTTATAACTCTATCTTTTTCCCGATAGCCGATATTGTATCTTCCGTAACATTAGGTTGTATTGTTTGGTATGGCGGATTAAACATCATTAACGGCGACAATATGACTTCATTTGGTGATTTATTTGCTTACACCATGTTAATCAACATGTTGTTCAATCCGTTACGTCAGATTGCGGATAAATTCAATGTAATGCAAATGGGGATTATCGCAGCCGAAAGAGTATTTGAAGTACTCGATATTGATGATCATTTACAAACTTCCGGAACCATTGAAGCCAAACATTTTAAAGGCGATATCCGTTTTGAAAACGTACGTTTCAGCTATATCGAAGGAGAAGAAGTTTTAAAAGGCATCAATCTAAAAGTAAATGCCGGTGAAACAATCGCAATTGTAGGATCGACCGGAGCCGGAAAATCGACAATTATTAACCTGCTGAACCGATTTTATGAAATTGACAGCGGTACGATTACGATTGATAATACTGATATTAAAGAATTCACAATCAACAGCCTTAGAAAGCAAATTGCCATCGTATTACAGGATGTATTTTTATTTGCCGATTCCATTTTAAACAATATTACACTTTACAATCCTGCTATTAGCCGGGAAGATGTGATTGAAGCCGCTAAAAAAATCGGTGCGCATGATTTTATTATGAGCTTACCTGAAAATTATGATTACAATGTAAAAGAACGAGGTATCATGCTTTCTTCCGGTCAGCGACAGCTTATTGCCTTTTTAAGAGCCTATGTAAGCAATCCGAGCGTACTGATTTTGGATGAAGCCACTTCTTCGATCGATACGTATTCGGAAGAACTGATTCAAAAAGCAACCGAAACCATTACAAAAGGCAGAACTTCCATTGTTATTGCCCACCGACTGGCAACGATTATCAATGCCGATAAAATTATTGTAATGGACAAAGGTGAAATCGTAGAAGAAGGCACCCATTATCAATTGCTAAACAAGGAAAACGGGTTCTATAAAAACCTGTATTATTCCCAGTTTGCCGTTACAGAATAAACAACAGAAACAAGTTATTTATTCTTAAAATTAAACAATCAGCAGTATTTTCCCGGTAAAACTGGAAATACACTATTTTTAAGCGATTTGTTTTCGGGATATTTTGAAATTTGATAGTATTAAACTTTTCAGGAAACAAATAAATCCCTATTTTCGTACGCAGAAAATTCATTAGAAATTATACATTTATGAAATACGATATTATTGTTTTAGGAAGCGGGCCAGGTGGTTATGTAACAGCCATCAGAGCTTCACAATTAGGCTTTAAAGTAGCCATTATTGAAAAAGAAAACTTGGGAGGTATCTGCTTAAACTGGGGATGTATTCCAACGAAAGCGTTATTAAAATCGGCTCAGGTTTTTGATTACCTAAAACATGCTGCTGACTATGGTTTAACGGTTAAGGAGTTTGATAAAGATTTCGGTGCTGTTATTTCCCGCAGCCGTGGTGTTGCAGACGGAATGAGCAAAGGGATTCAGTTCCTGATGAAAAAGAATAAAATCGATGTTATTGACGGTTTCGGAAAAGTAAAACCGGGTAAAAAAATCGATGTTACCGATAAAGACGGAAAAGTAACAGAATATAGCGCAGATCATATTATCATTGCAACAGGAGCGCGTTCCCGTGAATTACCAAACCTTCCTCAGGACGGTAAAAAAGTAATCGGATACCGTCAGGCAATGACATTACCGGAGCAACCAAAATCAATGATTGTTGTGGGTTCTGGTGCTATCGGAGTTGAGTTTGCCCATTTCTACAATGCAATGGGAACTGATGTAACTATCGTTGAATTTATGCCGAATATCGTTCCGGTTGAAGACGAAGATATCTCAAAACAATTTGAGCGTTCTCTTAAAAAATCCGGTATCAAAATCATGACAAATTCATCTGTTGAGAAAATAGATACAAGCGGAAACGGTGTAAAAGCAACTGTAAAAACAGCTAAAGGAGAAGAAATCCTTGAAGCAGATATTTTACTTTCGGCTGTTGGTATTAAATCCAATATCGAAAACATCGGATTAGAAGAAGTTGGTATTGCTACCGACAGAGATAAAATCCTTGTTAACAGCTACTACCAGACTAATGTTCCGGGTTATTATGCTATCGGAGATGTGGTTCCGGGCCAAGCATTGGCACACGTTGCTTCTGCTGAAGGAATCCTTTGTGTGGAAAAAATTGCAGGTCTGCATGTAGAACCAATAGACTACGGAAATGTACCGGGATGTACGTATGCTACTCCGGAAATCGCTTCTGTAGGTTTAACAGAAAAACAAGCAAAAGAAAAAGGATACGAAATTAAAGTGGGTAAATTCCCGTTCTCAGCTTCTGGTAAAGCAAAAGCTGCCGGAACTCCTGATGGTTTCGTAAAAGTGATCTTTGACGCTAAATACGGAGAATGGTTAGGATGCCATATGATCGGTGCCGGTGTAACGGATATGATTGCAGAAGCAGTTGTAGCACGTAAACTGGAAACTACAGGTCATGAAATCCTGAAAGCCATCCACCCTCACCCTACTATGAGTGAAGCGGTTATGGAAGCTGTAGCAGATGCTTACGGTGAAGTGATCCACTTATAAAACAAGAAAAACACGCATTTAAAACCGCTTTGAAATTTCAGAGCGGTTTTTTTATACCCTACTTTTAAAAATTAATACGATTTTTTTTAACAAAATTGACTATATTTGTAATAATCATTCACTTCACTACATCGTCCGGCTTCGAAACAGAAGCAGGACAAAATCCAAAAATTATTAATTTAAATTCTTGTATTATGTTTAGAACCGTAATGTATTTAGTAGCATCGCTTTTTTTATTTGCATCTTGTAGCAAAAACGAAGTGATAAAACTGACGATCGCTTCAGAAGAAGCCGATTGTGTTGGTGTAGCACCTCAAAAATGTCTTTTAGTTAAAAAAGAAGGTCAAACCGAATGGGAAAACCTGTATAACGGAATTGACGGATTTATCTATGAAGACGGAAACGAATATGTATTGGAAGTAAAAGAAGAAAAAATCGACAACCCGCCGGCTGATGCTCCATCAGTAAAATATGTACTGGTAAAAGAAATTTCGAAAGTTGCAAAAGTATCGGAAGGCTTACCGGAAAAAGCTGAAGCACCGGTGTCGGAAACCTATCAGATTACCGTAGCCTCTCAAAAGGCAGATTGTACCGGCGTAGCGCCTCAAAAATGTTTCCTGGTTAAAAAAGACGGCCAAAAAGACTGGGAATTCTGGTACAGCGGTATTGAAGGCTTTAACTATGAAGAAGGTAACGAGTATGTATTGGAAATCAAAGAAGAAAAAGTAGCCAATCCTCCTGCCGATGCATCATCCGTAAAATATATTCTGATAAAAGAGGTTTCTAAACTAAAGAAAATTTCGGAAAACCTCCCGAAACCAAAAAAATAAAAGACTGTCGAATCCTGAAATTTCAGGTAAACTACAGATAAAAATGGGCTTTTTTCACAATTAAGCCCATTTTTTATTTTTAAAAAAGATAAATTTTAACGAAATTTCAGGCATACTTTTTGTGTTTTTCCGCATCTATTAGAAACCAATTACACCAAAACGAAAAAAATTATGAGCCGTTATTTATACTTACTTCTGCTATTTCTTTTACCGATTTCTAAAAATGCCCAATCGATTACACTTAATCAAGGTAGTACTACCCAAAAAGAGTATTACTCCGAAATTCCTTTTGAAAATATAAACAACAAATTAATCGTTCCGGTTGTTATCGAGAATAAAACCTATCGCTTCCTGCTGGATACCGGTGCGCCTTGTGTGATTACCAGCAAGCTTAGCAAAGCACTGCAAGCTAAATTTCTGGCCAACATCAATACTAAAGACGCCAACGGAAAAAGTGATACCTTAAAAATGGTATCACTACAAGAATTAAAGTTAGGTGACATTACTTTTCAGGATATCCCGGCTATCGTTGCCGACAATAAATTAGTTTTTGATTGTTTTAATATTGACGGGTTTATCGGTAGTAATATGCTCCGTAATTCTGTTCTGCAATTATCATCCGTAAAACAGTCTATCATCCTGACCGACTCCCCTTCCCGATTAAAACTAAACAAAAAACACGCTTCCAAACTCTATCTGTATGACACACAAAGTAGTCCCTATATTAAGATAAAACTAAAAAACAAGGAAGAAGCCAGCGAGGAATTACTCTTCGATACCGGTATGAACAACATATATGATATGTCTTTACGTGCTTACGAAATCCTGAAGCCGGCCAATATTTTTACAGATGTTGAAGAAGGCTACGGAAACGCGTCAATCGGAATATTCGGTAATTCAGAAAGCACCAAAAACTACCGCTTTACAGTACCGCAAATCAAGATCAACGGTATGCCGTTTAAAAATATCACGATTGAAACAACAAATGATCAAAATTCCCGTATGGGTGCCGAGTTAATCAAACACGGATTAGTGACTCTGGATTATAAAAACAAATATTTTTATTTCGAACCCTATAAAGACAGTTATGATTTGAGCGAGAAACGATTTGGTTTTAAACCAACGCTTGTTAATGACAAACTGGTTGTAGGCATAATATGGGACGATTCAATAAAAGGCATTATCGGTATTGGCGATGAAATTGTTCAGATTGATGATGTAAACTATGACAATATGGATCACTGCCTGATCATCACTCAGGCTTCACTGTTAAAAGGTAAAGATACAGCCGTTGTAACCTTCCGAAACAGTGTAGGTGATTTAACCACGTTAACCTTAAACAGAAAATGATCGCAAATGAGTATACAACCGATTTACAGCAAATCTATCCCTTACACTCTTCTGCTATTAGCCGATCCGTATATCGACATGATCAATAGCTATATACATGAGTCATTTTTATATGGGATACAATCCGGAAACGATTATATTGGCGTCTATGCCTTATATCCGATTGATGAATCCAGTGTTGAAATAAAAAACATCGCGGTTCGGGAAGATCATCAGCAAAAAGGTTTCGGAAAACAATTACTGCAACATGCCTTATCAGAAGCACATAAACGCGGTTTCCGGGACGTGCTGATCGGAACCGGGAATTCCAGTATTCCGCAATTGTCTTTTTATCAGAAACTCGGTTTTGAGGTAACCGCAATAAAAAAGAATTTCTTTATCGAGCATTACAAAGAGCCCATCTATGAAAACGGAATTCAATGCAAGCACATGATTGTCTTAACCAAACATATTGCTTCTAATTTATAAGC contains:
- a CDS encoding ABC transporter ATP-binding protein encodes the protein MKAIKSISLKKVLRFAKPYQGRFNAVIAWAISLSIFAALRPYLLKETVDRYLTTHDSKGLLFFILIMAVILLLEVASQFYFVYWANWLGQDIVKDIREKLFRHISNFKMKYFDNEPVGKLVTRSVSDIESIASIFSQGLFMIVSDLLKMVVILGIMFYMNWKLSCIVILGMPILLYATRIFQQKMKIAFEEVRNQVGNLNTFVQERVTGMKIVQLFNREAIEYEKFKIINQKHNDAWLKNILYNSIFFPIADIVSSVTLGCIVWYGGLNIINGDNMTSFGDLFAYTMLINMLFNPLRQIADKFNVMQMGIIAAERVFEVLDIDDHLQTSGTIEAKHFKGDIRFENVRFSYIEGEEVLKGINLKVNAGETIAIVGSTGAGKSTIINLLNRFYEIDSGTITIDNTDIKEFTINSLRKQIAIVLQDVFLFADSILNNITLYNPAISREDVIEAAKKIGAHDFIMSLPENYDYNVKERGIMLSSGQRQLIAFLRAYVSNPSVLILDEATSSIDTYSEELIQKATETITKGRTSIVIAHRLATIINADKIIVMDKGEIVEEGTHYQLLNKENGFYKNLYYSQFAVTE
- the lpdA gene encoding dihydrolipoyl dehydrogenase; translation: MKYDIIVLGSGPGGYVTAIRASQLGFKVAIIEKENLGGICLNWGCIPTKALLKSAQVFDYLKHAADYGLTVKEFDKDFGAVISRSRGVADGMSKGIQFLMKKNKIDVIDGFGKVKPGKKIDVTDKDGKVTEYSADHIIIATGARSRELPNLPQDGKKVIGYRQAMTLPEQPKSMIVVGSGAIGVEFAHFYNAMGTDVTIVEFMPNIVPVEDEDISKQFERSLKKSGIKIMTNSSVEKIDTSGNGVKATVKTAKGEEILEADILLSAVGIKSNIENIGLEEVGIATDRDKILVNSYYQTNVPGYYAIGDVVPGQALAHVASAEGILCVEKIAGLHVEPIDYGNVPGCTYATPEIASVGLTEKQAKEKGYEIKVGKFPFSASGKAKAAGTPDGFVKVIFDAKYGEWLGCHMIGAGVTDMIAEAVVARKLETTGHEILKAIHPHPTMSEAVMEAVADAYGEVIHL
- a CDS encoding DUF4377 domain-containing protein codes for the protein MFRTVMYLVASLFLFASCSKNEVIKLTIASEEADCVGVAPQKCLLVKKEGQTEWENLYNGIDGFIYEDGNEYVLEVKEEKIDNPPADAPSVKYVLVKEISKVAKVSEGLPEKAEAPVSETYQITVASQKADCTGVAPQKCFLVKKDGQKDWEFWYSGIEGFNYEEGNEYVLEIKEEKVANPPADASSVKYILIKEVSKLKKISENLPKPKK
- a CDS encoding retropepsin-like aspartic protease; translation: MSRYLYLLLLFLLPISKNAQSITLNQGSTTQKEYYSEIPFENINNKLIVPVVIENKTYRFLLDTGAPCVITSKLSKALQAKFLANINTKDANGKSDTLKMVSLQELKLGDITFQDIPAIVADNKLVFDCFNIDGFIGSNMLRNSVLQLSSVKQSIILTDSPSRLKLNKKHASKLYLYDTQSSPYIKIKLKNKEEASEELLFDTGMNNIYDMSLRAYEILKPANIFTDVEEGYGNASIGIFGNSESTKNYRFTVPQIKINGMPFKNITIETTNDQNSRMGAELIKHGLVTLDYKNKYFYFEPYKDSYDLSEKRFGFKPTLVNDKLVVGIIWDDSIKGIIGIGDEIVQIDDVNYDNMDHCLIITQASLLKGKDTAVVTFRNSVGDLTTLTLNRK
- a CDS encoding GNAT family N-acetyltransferase, which codes for MSIQPIYSKSIPYTLLLLADPYIDMINSYIHESFLYGIQSGNDYIGVYALYPIDESSVEIKNIAVREDHQQKGFGKQLLQHALSEAHKRGFRDVLIGTGNSSIPQLSFYQKLGFEVTAIKKNFFIEHYKEPIYENGIQCKHMIVLTKHIASNL